In Rhineura floridana isolate rRhiFlo1 chromosome 1, rRhiFlo1.hap2, whole genome shotgun sequence, the following proteins share a genomic window:
- the ISOC1 gene encoding isochorismatase domain-containing protein 1 isoform X3: MVRRRSRSRDWGPPAPPAWPVGGNASSSRRSCSNSSGGAEPERLPPNMAAAEQQQQQHFTEAVVAPPLASGGREATCGSAGSSPGSVPVLFCFSVFARPSTVPHGSGYEVLIQKFLSLYGDQLDMHRKFVVQLFSEEWSQYIDLPKGFLVSDRCKVRLVPLQIQTHPQGHKGKIPSHPQCSRFGGGDEISQLTPEEQRPGSPPSPAKHTGVRITTLGNLTPSSTVFFCCDMQERFRPAIKYFGDIISVSQRLLQGARILGIPVIVTEQYPKGLGSTVQEIDLTGAKLVLPKTKFSMVLPEVESAIAEIPGVRSVVLFGVEVDSCVHPTDSTGIGRQRSGSSHCG, translated from the exons atggtgaggaggaggagcaggagccgGGATTGGGGGCCGCCGGCGCCTCCCGCCTGGCCAGTAGGAGGCAAcgccagcagcagcaggaggagctgCAGCAACAGTAGCGGCGGCGCGGAACCGGAGCGGCTGCCCCCGAATATGGCGGCggcggagcagcagcagcagcagcattttacGGAAGCCGTCGTCGCGCCTCCCCTGGCAAGTGGAGGAAGGGAAGCGACCTGCGGCAGTGCCGGCTCCTCGCCTGGGTCGGTGCCGGTGCTCTTCTGCTTCTCGGTGTTCGCTAGGCCTTCGACCGTGCCGCACGGCTCCGGCTACGAGGTGCTGATTCAGAAATTCCTGAGCCTCTACGGCGACCAGCTCGACATGCACCGCAAGTTCGTGGTGCAGCTCTTCTCCGAGGAGTGGAGCCAATACATCGACCTGCCCAAGGGCTTCTTGGTGAGCGACCGCTGCAAAGTCCGCCTCGTGCCGCTGCAGATACAG ACGCACCCGCAGGGACATAAAGGGAAGATCCCTTCACACCCACAGTGCTCTCGTTTTGGAGGAGGAGATGAAATCTCACAGCTGACACCAGAGGAACAACGTCCTGGTTCCCCACCATCTCCCGCCAAACACACGGGAGTAAGG ATAACTACATTGGGCAACCTTACACCTTCAAGCACTGTGTTTTTCTGTTGTGATATGCAAGAGAGATTCAGACCTGCCATCAAGTATTTTGGGGATATCATCAGTGTAAGCCAACGATTA cTTCAAGGTGCACGGATTTTAGGAATCCCAGTCATTGTAACGGAACAGTATCCTAAAGGTCTTGGAAGCACAGTGCAAGAAATTGATTTAACTGGAGCTAAACTTGTCTTGCCCAAAACAAAGTTTTCTATGGTACTGCCTGAAGTTGAGTCTGCAATAGCAGAGATTCCTGGAGTTCGCAGTGTTGTTTTATTTGGGGTAGAAGTAG ACTCATGTGTGCATCCAACAGACAGCACTGGAATTGGTAGGCAGAGGTCTGGAAGTTCACATTGTGGCTGA
- the ISOC1 gene encoding isochorismatase domain-containing protein 1 isoform X4: protein MVRRRSRSRDWGPPAPPAWPVGGNASSSRRSCSNSSGGAEPERLPPNMAAAEQQQQQHFTEAVVAPPLASGGREATCGSAGSSPGSVPVLFCFSVFARPSTVPHGSGYEVLIQKFLSLYGDQLDMHRKFVVQLFSEEWSQYIDLPKGFLVSDRCKVRLVPLQIQTHPQGHKGKIPSHPQCSRFGGGDEISQLTPEEQRPGSPPSPAKHTGVRITTLGNLTPSSTVFFCCDMQERFRPAIKYFGDIISVSQRLTHVCIQQTALELVGRGLEVHIVADATSSRSMMDRMFALERLARTGIIVTTSEAILLQLIADKEHPKFKEIQNLIKASAPESGLLSKV from the exons atggtgaggaggaggagcaggagccgGGATTGGGGGCCGCCGGCGCCTCCCGCCTGGCCAGTAGGAGGCAAcgccagcagcagcaggaggagctgCAGCAACAGTAGCGGCGGCGCGGAACCGGAGCGGCTGCCCCCGAATATGGCGGCggcggagcagcagcagcagcagcattttacGGAAGCCGTCGTCGCGCCTCCCCTGGCAAGTGGAGGAAGGGAAGCGACCTGCGGCAGTGCCGGCTCCTCGCCTGGGTCGGTGCCGGTGCTCTTCTGCTTCTCGGTGTTCGCTAGGCCTTCGACCGTGCCGCACGGCTCCGGCTACGAGGTGCTGATTCAGAAATTCCTGAGCCTCTACGGCGACCAGCTCGACATGCACCGCAAGTTCGTGGTGCAGCTCTTCTCCGAGGAGTGGAGCCAATACATCGACCTGCCCAAGGGCTTCTTGGTGAGCGACCGCTGCAAAGTCCGCCTCGTGCCGCTGCAGATACAG ACGCACCCGCAGGGACATAAAGGGAAGATCCCTTCACACCCACAGTGCTCTCGTTTTGGAGGAGGAGATGAAATCTCACAGCTGACACCAGAGGAACAACGTCCTGGTTCCCCACCATCTCCCGCCAAACACACGGGAGTAAGG ATAACTACATTGGGCAACCTTACACCTTCAAGCACTGTGTTTTTCTGTTGTGATATGCAAGAGAGATTCAGACCTGCCATCAAGTATTTTGGGGATATCATCAGTGTAAGCCAACGATTA ACTCATGTGTGCATCCAACAGACAGCACTGGAATTGGTAGGCAGAGGTCTGGAAGTTCACATTGTGGCTGATGCAACCTCTTCAAGAAGTATGATGGACAGAATGTTTGCCCTAGAG CGTCTTGCTCGCACCGGGATTATTGTTACCACTAGTGAAGCTATATTGCTGCAGCTAATAGCTGACAAAGAGCATCCCAAATTCAAAGAAATCCAGAACCTCATTAAGGCAAGTGCTCCAGAGTCGGGGCTTCTTTCCAAAGTATAA
- the ISOC1 gene encoding isochorismatase domain-containing protein 1 isoform X1 encodes MVRRRSRSRDWGPPAPPAWPVGGNASSSRRSCSNSSGGAEPERLPPNMAAAEQQQQQHFTEAVVAPPLASGGREATCGSAGSSPGSVPVLFCFSVFARPSTVPHGSGYEVLIQKFLSLYGDQLDMHRKFVVQLFSEEWSQYIDLPKGFLVSDRCKVRLVPLQIQTHPQGHKGKIPSHPQCSRFGGGDEISQLTPEEQRPGSPPSPAKHTGVRITTLGNLTPSSTVFFCCDMQERFRPAIKYFGDIISVSQRLLQGARILGIPVIVTEQYPKGLGSTVQEIDLTGAKLVLPKTKFSMVLPEVESAIAEIPGVRSVVLFGVETHVCIQQTALELVGRGLEVHIVADATSSRSMMDRMFALERLARTGIIVTTSEAILLQLIADKEHPKFKEIQNLIKASAPESGLLSKV; translated from the exons atggtgaggaggaggagcaggagccgGGATTGGGGGCCGCCGGCGCCTCCCGCCTGGCCAGTAGGAGGCAAcgccagcagcagcaggaggagctgCAGCAACAGTAGCGGCGGCGCGGAACCGGAGCGGCTGCCCCCGAATATGGCGGCggcggagcagcagcagcagcagcattttacGGAAGCCGTCGTCGCGCCTCCCCTGGCAAGTGGAGGAAGGGAAGCGACCTGCGGCAGTGCCGGCTCCTCGCCTGGGTCGGTGCCGGTGCTCTTCTGCTTCTCGGTGTTCGCTAGGCCTTCGACCGTGCCGCACGGCTCCGGCTACGAGGTGCTGATTCAGAAATTCCTGAGCCTCTACGGCGACCAGCTCGACATGCACCGCAAGTTCGTGGTGCAGCTCTTCTCCGAGGAGTGGAGCCAATACATCGACCTGCCCAAGGGCTTCTTGGTGAGCGACCGCTGCAAAGTCCGCCTCGTGCCGCTGCAGATACAG ACGCACCCGCAGGGACATAAAGGGAAGATCCCTTCACACCCACAGTGCTCTCGTTTTGGAGGAGGAGATGAAATCTCACAGCTGACACCAGAGGAACAACGTCCTGGTTCCCCACCATCTCCCGCCAAACACACGGGAGTAAGG ATAACTACATTGGGCAACCTTACACCTTCAAGCACTGTGTTTTTCTGTTGTGATATGCAAGAGAGATTCAGACCTGCCATCAAGTATTTTGGGGATATCATCAGTGTAAGCCAACGATTA cTTCAAGGTGCACGGATTTTAGGAATCCCAGTCATTGTAACGGAACAGTATCCTAAAGGTCTTGGAAGCACAGTGCAAGAAATTGATTTAACTGGAGCTAAACTTGTCTTGCCCAAAACAAAGTTTTCTATGGTACTGCCTGAAGTTGAGTCTGCAATAGCAGAGATTCCTGGAGTTCGCAGTGTTGTTTTATTTGGGGTAGAA ACTCATGTGTGCATCCAACAGACAGCACTGGAATTGGTAGGCAGAGGTCTGGAAGTTCACATTGTGGCTGATGCAACCTCTTCAAGAAGTATGATGGACAGAATGTTTGCCCTAGAG CGTCTTGCTCGCACCGGGATTATTGTTACCACTAGTGAAGCTATATTGCTGCAGCTAATAGCTGACAAAGAGCATCCCAAATTCAAAGAAATCCAGAACCTCATTAAGGCAAGTGCTCCAGAGTCGGGGCTTCTTTCCAAAGTATAA
- the ISOC1 gene encoding isochorismatase domain-containing protein 1 isoform X2: MVRRRSRSRDWGPPAPPAWPVGGNASSSRRSCSNSSGGAEPERLPPNMAAAEQQQQQHFTEAVVAPPLASGGREATCGSAGSSPGSVPVLFCFSVFARPSTVPHGSGYEVLIQKFLSLYGDQLDMHRKFVVQLFSEEWSQYIDLPKGFLVSDRCKVRLVPLQIQITTLGNLTPSSTVFFCCDMQERFRPAIKYFGDIISVSQRLLQGARILGIPVIVTEQYPKGLGSTVQEIDLTGAKLVLPKTKFSMVLPEVESAIAEIPGVRSVVLFGVETHVCIQQTALELVGRGLEVHIVADATSSRSMMDRMFALERLARTGIIVTTSEAILLQLIADKEHPKFKEIQNLIKASAPESGLLSKV, from the exons atggtgaggaggaggagcaggagccgGGATTGGGGGCCGCCGGCGCCTCCCGCCTGGCCAGTAGGAGGCAAcgccagcagcagcaggaggagctgCAGCAACAGTAGCGGCGGCGCGGAACCGGAGCGGCTGCCCCCGAATATGGCGGCggcggagcagcagcagcagcagcattttacGGAAGCCGTCGTCGCGCCTCCCCTGGCAAGTGGAGGAAGGGAAGCGACCTGCGGCAGTGCCGGCTCCTCGCCTGGGTCGGTGCCGGTGCTCTTCTGCTTCTCGGTGTTCGCTAGGCCTTCGACCGTGCCGCACGGCTCCGGCTACGAGGTGCTGATTCAGAAATTCCTGAGCCTCTACGGCGACCAGCTCGACATGCACCGCAAGTTCGTGGTGCAGCTCTTCTCCGAGGAGTGGAGCCAATACATCGACCTGCCCAAGGGCTTCTTGGTGAGCGACCGCTGCAAAGTCCGCCTCGTGCCGCTGCAGATACAG ATAACTACATTGGGCAACCTTACACCTTCAAGCACTGTGTTTTTCTGTTGTGATATGCAAGAGAGATTCAGACCTGCCATCAAGTATTTTGGGGATATCATCAGTGTAAGCCAACGATTA cTTCAAGGTGCACGGATTTTAGGAATCCCAGTCATTGTAACGGAACAGTATCCTAAAGGTCTTGGAAGCACAGTGCAAGAAATTGATTTAACTGGAGCTAAACTTGTCTTGCCCAAAACAAAGTTTTCTATGGTACTGCCTGAAGTTGAGTCTGCAATAGCAGAGATTCCTGGAGTTCGCAGTGTTGTTTTATTTGGGGTAGAA ACTCATGTGTGCATCCAACAGACAGCACTGGAATTGGTAGGCAGAGGTCTGGAAGTTCACATTGTGGCTGATGCAACCTCTTCAAGAAGTATGATGGACAGAATGTTTGCCCTAGAG CGTCTTGCTCGCACCGGGATTATTGTTACCACTAGTGAAGCTATATTGCTGCAGCTAATAGCTGACAAAGAGCATCCCAAATTCAAAGAAATCCAGAACCTCATTAAGGCAAGTGCTCCAGAGTCGGGGCTTCTTTCCAAAGTATAA